Proteins encoded in a region of the Paenibacillus sp. E222 genome:
- a CDS encoding ABC transporter ATP-binding protein yields the protein MIQFENVSKQYPDGTHALRQVNLNINKGELFVMIGPSGCGKTTMLKMINRLIERSDGTVRINERPIDEYNIHELRWNIGYVLQQIALFPHMTIAENIAVVPELRKWKSEQIKERVHTLLDMVGLKGTTYSDRKPAELSGGQQQRIGVLRALAADPEIVLMDEPFSALDPISREKLQDDILDIQRQMKKTIVFVTHDIQEAMKLGDRICIMKDGQVLQVGTPEELIHQPANEFVRDFVGSSAPERSLQPESGGGAPMYEIQKVSGEKERLSSKFDLETIMSPLSPGHVPKSAKTAVPVSITLPDFVEIMSAHDHLLVERDRQIIGEVSRADLIRYWSGQLQERGEGHE from the coding sequence ATGATTCAGTTCGAAAATGTATCCAAGCAATACCCTGATGGAACCCATGCTCTGCGTCAGGTTAATCTCAATATTAATAAGGGAGAGCTGTTCGTCATGATTGGTCCGAGCGGTTGCGGCAAAACTACAATGCTCAAAATGATCAATCGCCTGATCGAGCGTTCAGATGGGACCGTACGAATTAACGAACGACCTATCGATGAATATAACATTCATGAATTGCGCTGGAATATCGGTTATGTGCTGCAACAGATTGCACTGTTCCCACATATGACGATTGCCGAAAATATTGCGGTTGTTCCTGAACTCCGAAAGTGGAAGTCAGAGCAAATCAAGGAGCGCGTACATACTTTGCTGGACATGGTCGGACTGAAAGGTACCACATACAGTGATCGGAAGCCTGCTGAGCTATCTGGTGGACAACAACAGAGAATCGGTGTATTGCGTGCACTCGCTGCCGATCCCGAAATTGTACTGATGGATGAACCATTCAGTGCACTTGACCCGATAAGCCGCGAGAAGTTACAGGATGATATTCTGGACATTCAGCGTCAGATGAAGAAGACGATTGTGTTTGTTACTCATGATATTCAGGAAGCGATGAAGCTGGGGGATCGTATCTGCATCATGAAGGATGGGCAAGTGTTACAGGTAGGCACCCCGGAAGAACTAATCCACCAGCCAGCGAATGAATTTGTACGTGACTTTGTTGGTAGTTCAGCTCCGGAGAGGAGTTTGCAGCCTGAATCTGGTGGGGGCGCCCCAATGTATGAAATACAAAAGGTATCCGGCGAAAAAGAACGACTGTCTTCAAAATTTGATCTTGAAACGATCATGTCACCGCTCTCACCCGGGCATGTTCCGAAGTCAGCCAAAACGGCTGTTCCCGTATCGATTACGCTGCCGGATTTTGTGGAGATCATGTCTGCCCATGACCATTTACTGGTTGAGAGAGACCGCCAGATTATAGGGGAAGTCAGTCGAGCCGATCTGATCCGGTACTGGTCCGGGCAGTTGCAGGAACGAGGTGAGGGACATGAGTAG
- a CDS encoding iron-sulfur cluster biosynthesis family protein, with amino-acid sequence MHIQITDLAAARLTESLNDQPGYFKVIYDMEGCGCNGIIAILIVDKPEALDVQIETNLVPFYVDPKQQLNLEQHMKLDTEPNYPSFKLSSDSGVLSSNVRVRDARAVAVGSSSNSVSCEL; translated from the coding sequence ATGCATATTCAAATTACAGATTTGGCTGCTGCGCGATTAACTGAAAGCCTGAATGATCAGCCCGGTTATTTCAAAGTGATCTATGATATGGAAGGTTGTGGCTGTAACGGAATTATCGCCATACTTATCGTGGATAAACCTGAAGCTCTGGATGTACAAATTGAAACCAATCTGGTGCCATTCTATGTCGATCCGAAGCAGCAGCTAAACCTGGAGCAGCACATGAAGCTCGATACGGAACCCAACTATCCTTCTTTCAAATTAAGCAGTGATTCCGGTGTACTCAGCAGCAATGTGCGTGTTCGGGATGCCCGCGCAGTGGCTGTTGGAAGCTCCAGCAATTCTGTTTCATGCGAGCTGTAA
- a CDS encoding D-alanyl-D-alanine carboxypeptidase family protein, producing the protein MKSFTRKSIVSTILIGSVVAGSAFTTLPFTKELNPVASAASSSFTQFLHDNAPGRTIKTSSSGVATVTNLSSTVVLVNKKRNLPSTYAPQDLVVPNIPFSFSGSSPKKQMRKVAATAIENLFAAAKKDGIDIKAVSGYRSYATQKSIFDRNASIKGEAVANKTSARPGQSEHQTGLAMDISSASAGYDLQQSFGNTKEGKWLKANAHKYGFIIRYGKDQEKLTGYSYEPWHVRYVGVYIAGEITSQNLTLEQYLERAK; encoded by the coding sequence ATGAAATCTTTCACACGTAAATCCATCGTATCCACGATACTTATAGGTTCTGTCGTAGCAGGCTCAGCATTCACCACGCTGCCCTTCACTAAGGAGCTGAATCCAGTCGCATCTGCTGCCAGCTCCAGCTTTACTCAATTCCTGCACGATAATGCACCTGGACGCACAATCAAAACGAGCAGCAGCGGTGTGGCAACGGTAACGAATCTATCAAGCACGGTTGTGCTTGTAAATAAAAAGAGAAACCTGCCTTCAACTTATGCACCTCAGGATCTGGTTGTTCCTAACATTCCATTCAGCTTCTCCGGCTCCAGTCCGAAAAAGCAAATGCGTAAAGTAGCTGCCACAGCAATCGAGAACTTGTTCGCAGCAGCGAAAAAAGACGGCATTGATATCAAAGCGGTGTCCGGTTATCGCTCTTATGCCACCCAGAAATCCATTTTTGACCGTAATGCAAGTATCAAAGGCGAAGCCGTTGCCAATAAAACCAGTGCTCGTCCTGGACAAAGTGAACATCAGACCGGACTTGCGATGGATATCTCCAGCGCATCAGCTGGATATGATTTGCAGCAAAGCTTTGGAAACACCAAAGAAGGCAAATGGCTGAAAGCCAATGCCCATAAATACGGATTTATCATTCGTTATGGCAAAGATCAGGAGAAACTGACAGGCTACTCTTATGAGCCATGGCATGTGCGTTATGTTGGCGTGTATATTGCGGGGGAAATTACGAGTCAGAACCTTACACTCGAACAGTACCTGGAGCGCGCCAAATAA
- a CDS encoding alpha/beta hydrolase, which yields MAKTEKKNKWTKIMIWGVSFIVIVIIGLLVYLNSITYSPSNQAELAFQNDDQVKVTEVKDGYKFEPQTGKVIEPNIIFYPGGLVEPESYSPFAKELAQRGHRVYIAEMPLNLAIFGQNKADSFLEEHPDESFVIGGHSLGGSFAARYASEHSEKLKGVFFLASYADEGGSIKSTDLSVLQITGTADGVLNKEAWESAKTNLPDDTLYVSVEGGNHGQFGSYGKQKGDNDPAIEEAQQLKQVVDAVEEWSTALNSKH from the coding sequence TTGGCAAAAACAGAGAAGAAAAACAAATGGACTAAAATAATGATATGGGGAGTTTCTTTCATCGTAATTGTAATCATTGGTTTATTGGTATACCTCAATTCGATAACCTACAGTCCTTCCAATCAAGCGGAACTCGCATTTCAGAACGATGATCAGGTCAAAGTAACAGAGGTCAAAGACGGTTATAAATTTGAGCCACAAACCGGGAAAGTAATCGAACCTAATATTATTTTTTATCCTGGAGGTCTAGTCGAACCGGAAAGCTACTCACCATTTGCCAAAGAACTGGCTCAACGGGGGCATCGCGTATATATTGCGGAAATGCCACTGAATCTAGCCATTTTTGGTCAAAATAAAGCGGACTCCTTTCTTGAAGAACACCCAGACGAATCATTTGTTATTGGGGGACACTCTTTAGGAGGTTCATTTGCAGCGAGATATGCTTCAGAACACAGTGAGAAGCTTAAGGGTGTATTTTTCTTGGCTTCTTATGCGGATGAGGGCGGCTCCATAAAAAGCACAGATTTATCTGTTTTGCAAATTACAGGTACAGCAGATGGAGTTCTCAATAAAGAAGCTTGGGAAAGTGCCAAAACTAATCTACCTGATGACACTTTGTATGTCAGTGTAGAAGGAGGGAATCATGGGCAATTTGGCTCTTATGGGAAACAAAAAGGGGACAATGATCCAGCGATTGAGGAAGCGCAGCAATTAAAACAGGTCGTTGATGCTGTAGAGGAATGGAGCACAGCACTGAATAGTAAACATTAA
- a CDS encoding TetR/AcrR family transcriptional regulator, producing MKMNTDSQRSPGRPKQSEDDLPVQEIILQTAAKLFMEQGYEPVSLQQIAKACNVSKPSIYYHFTSKPELFKIAVTTMFKHVHQTTSRLLREADNLETGLLHVAEARLANPHAEIETLLREAERYLSEKQIEEIRAAENKIYIELADYFKDAMDNNLLRSNNSMLLAQTFSTMMVIGNKEDTLRAHDSTLNLGKEIVEIFLRGTMVR from the coding sequence ATGAAAATGAATACAGATTCACAACGCTCACCAGGAAGACCTAAACAATCAGAAGATGATTTACCCGTACAAGAAATCATTCTGCAAACGGCCGCCAAACTGTTTATGGAGCAAGGGTATGAACCTGTTTCTCTCCAACAGATCGCTAAAGCTTGCAATGTGTCTAAACCATCCATTTATTATCACTTCACCAGTAAACCGGAACTTTTTAAGATCGCGGTTACGACCATGTTTAAACATGTGCACCAAACGACGTCACGATTATTAAGAGAAGCAGACAATCTGGAAACAGGACTGCTACATGTGGCAGAAGCAAGGTTAGCTAATCCTCATGCGGAGATTGAGACCCTGCTCAGAGAAGCGGAGAGATATTTGAGTGAGAAACAGATCGAGGAAATCAGAGCAGCGGAAAATAAAATTTACATAGAGCTGGCTGATTATTTTAAAGATGCAATGGATAATAACCTTCTTCGAAGCAACAATTCCATGCTACTTGCCCAAACCTTTTCAACAATGATGGTCATCGGCAATAAGGAAGATACATTAAGAGCACATGATTCCACTTTAAATTTGGGCAAGGAGATTGTCGAAATTTTTTTGCGGGGTACGATGGTGAGATGA
- a CDS encoding nitroreductase family protein: protein MRDLENLVKNRRSAVIFEEGIEIPESELQEMFALNKFAPSAFNLQHTHYLVLTDPDQKEKVYEASQQYKVKTASAVIVVLGDVNAHHHIRTINEGLLNLGALTPFQYEQESQSVIEFYETRGRFFQREDAIRNASLSAMQLMLIAQGRGWDTCPMIGFDAEELQRSLDIPDHYVPAMLITIGKKSEAKQRPRGYRKPINEYVSFNKMHAE from the coding sequence ATGAGAGATTTGGAGAATCTGGTCAAAAACCGCAGATCTGCCGTTATTTTTGAAGAAGGAATTGAGATTCCAGAGTCGGAACTGCAAGAAATGTTTGCCCTGAACAAATTTGCACCTTCTGCCTTTAACCTCCAACATACGCACTATCTTGTACTGACAGACCCGGATCAGAAAGAGAAAGTATACGAAGCTTCACAGCAATATAAAGTTAAAACCGCCTCTGCGGTCATTGTGGTATTAGGCGATGTTAACGCACACCATCACATCCGCACAATCAATGAGGGCCTGCTGAACCTTGGCGCGCTTACTCCGTTCCAATACGAGCAAGAATCACAGAGTGTCATCGAATTTTACGAAACGCGGGGAAGGTTCTTCCAGCGGGAAGATGCAATTCGTAATGCCAGCCTGTCAGCGATGCAATTGATGCTGATCGCTCAGGGTCGTGGTTGGGACACCTGCCCCATGATTGGCTTCGATGCGGAAGAGTTGCAACGCAGTCTGGATATTCCCGACCATTATGTCCCTGCCATGCTAATTACAATCGGCAAAAAGTCGGAAGCCAAACAACGTCCACGCGGATACCGCAAACCGATTAACGAATATGTCAGCTTCAACAAAATGCATGCCGAATAA
- a CDS encoding GyrI-like domain-containing protein, producing MEFYIENLPTSRIAYVRQVGPYGPANSHAMETLKTWARSESLLTRSTILFGIPQDNPETTLPSQCRYDACIVISKDYGLDESTPHLEEAELPGGQYLVCKIKHTAEDVKQAWTEIFPYLQSNGYIMDNKPIMERYAGDLLLLDFCEICIPVKPL from the coding sequence ATGGAATTCTACATCGAAAACCTGCCAACCTCCCGGATTGCTTATGTACGACAAGTGGGTCCGTATGGTCCTGCTAACAGCCACGCGATGGAGACGTTAAAGACTTGGGCCAGATCCGAAAGCCTACTTACAAGGTCGACCATCTTGTTCGGCATTCCGCAGGATAACCCGGAAACCACCCTCCCCTCTCAATGCAGGTATGATGCTTGTATTGTCATATCGAAGGATTATGGCCTGGATGAGTCGACTCCCCATCTTGAAGAAGCTGAACTTCCTGGCGGGCAATACCTGGTTTGCAAAATCAAACATACAGCAGAAGATGTGAAACAAGCCTGGACCGAGATTTTCCCGTATTTGCAGAGCAATGGTTATATCATGGACAACAAACCCATTATGGAAAGGTATGCGGGTGATCTGCTTCTTCTGGATTTTTGCGAAATATGTATACCCGTTAAGCCGCTATAA
- a CDS encoding aminopeptidase, whose product MSNFEQTFEKSLEQYAELVVKVGVNIQKGQDLLVTAPIETLEFTRLIVQKAYAAGANYVQVDFDDDDITRSRFEHGSDDSFYYYPVWKGEMMEKFAEAGGATLTIKVPDPELYKGINSDNVSRATKAAAHARRGYSKYTRNHEISWCLIKAPTKAWANKVFADIPEEDRINVMWDTIFKMNRVDGGDAIQNWKKHLDTLNAMSDLLNKKNYKSLHYRAPGTDLKIELVNNHIWGGGGSENKQGVYTVANMPTEEVFTMPKRSGVNGFVSSTMPLNLNGQLVDQMRITFKDGQVVAFTAASGEEHLKNLFATDEGARYLGEVALVPHDSPISNLNRIFYNTGIDENASCHLAVGSAYPFNMKDGTTMSNEELLKHECNVSLTHVDFMIGSAELDIDGELQDGTVEPVFRKGNWAF is encoded by the coding sequence ATGAGTAATTTTGAACAAACCTTTGAAAAGTCGTTGGAACAATACGCAGAGCTGGTTGTCAAAGTCGGCGTAAATATTCAGAAGGGACAGGATCTGCTCGTAACGGCACCCATCGAAACATTGGAATTCACCCGTCTGATCGTGCAAAAAGCGTATGCGGCTGGCGCCAATTATGTACAGGTTGATTTTGATGACGACGATATTACACGCAGTCGTTTTGAACATGGCTCTGATGACAGCTTCTATTATTACCCAGTCTGGAAGGGGGAAATGATGGAGAAGTTTGCCGAAGCAGGCGGAGCTACCCTTACGATCAAAGTACCTGACCCTGAATTGTACAAAGGCATCAATTCCGACAACGTGTCGCGTGCAACCAAAGCGGCGGCTCATGCACGTCGCGGATATTCGAAATATACGCGTAACCACGAAATTAGCTGGTGTCTGATCAAAGCGCCAACTAAGGCGTGGGCGAACAAAGTGTTTGCCGACATTCCAGAGGAAGATCGTATTAACGTGATGTGGGATACCATCTTCAAAATGAACCGTGTCGATGGCGGAGATGCTATTCAGAACTGGAAAAAACATCTGGACACCTTGAATGCCATGAGTGATTTGCTGAACAAGAAAAATTATAAAAGCCTGCACTACCGGGCACCCGGAACGGATTTGAAAATTGAGCTGGTGAACAACCACATCTGGGGTGGCGGCGGTAGCGAAAACAAGCAAGGTGTGTATACCGTTGCGAACATGCCGACAGAAGAAGTATTTACCATGCCGAAGCGCAGTGGAGTCAACGGGTTTGTCAGCAGCACGATGCCGCTGAACCTGAATGGACAACTTGTAGACCAGATGAGAATTACGTTTAAGGATGGACAGGTTGTTGCTTTTACGGCAGCTTCGGGTGAAGAGCATCTAAAAAACTTGTTTGCTACCGATGAAGGTGCACGTTATCTTGGCGAAGTGGCCTTGGTGCCGCATGATTCCCCAATTTCCAACTTGAATCGTATTTTCTATAATACCGGTATTGATGAGAATGCATCTTGCCATCTGGCCGTCGGAAGTGCATATCCATTCAATATGAAGGATGGTACGACGATGTCTAACGAGGAATTGCTGAAACATGAATGCAACGTCAGTCTGACCCATGTGGACTTTATGATCGGCTCCGCAGAGCTCGACATTGATGGTGAACTGCAGGATGGTACAGTGGAACCTGTATTCCGTAAAGGGAACTGGGCATTTTAA
- the mbcS gene encoding acyl-CoA synthetase MbcS, whose amino-acid sequence MKERLHLNFQQWISPETYNLTSEMENHPSDRVALRWLSDHKELEEITYGELLKQANRLAGGLRDLGLEKGDRVLVMVPRRIIAYVIYIACLKLGIAVIPSSEMLRAKDLEYRLRHSEARAVIVWSETTAEVEKINADLPALAHRIVASPNGDDSVPGEGWVNVHQLMQGQSDTMAAVETHRDDMAILAYTSGTTGNPKGVVHSHGWGYAHLRIASSLWLDIQPSDTVWATAAPGWQKWIWSPFLSVLGRGATGLVYNGSFQPKRYLELLQEHQINVLCCTPTEYRLMAKTDDLGHHDLSALRSAVSAGEPLNQEVIEIFQRHFDLTIRDGYGQTESTLLIGSLKDAPVRIGSMGQSITPGLIEIINEEGQPVPAGEVGDIAVHKDMPALFRAYYQDEGRKEANQRGDYFVTGDRARKDEEGYFWFEGRSDDIIISSGYTIGPFEVEEALMKHASVKECAVVASPDEIRGNVVKAFVVLRDESLASPELARELQNHVKEWTAPYKYPRKIEFVADLPKTNSGKIRRIELREQEKRKA is encoded by the coding sequence ATGAAGGAGAGGCTCCATTTGAATTTTCAACAGTGGATTTCGCCTGAAACCTATAACCTGACATCCGAGATGGAGAATCACCCGTCGGATCGGGTTGCACTTAGATGGCTAAGCGATCATAAAGAATTGGAAGAGATCACTTATGGTGAGTTATTGAAGCAGGCAAATCGTCTTGCTGGAGGCTTGCGTGATCTTGGTTTGGAGAAGGGCGACCGGGTGCTGGTCATGGTACCACGCCGGATTATTGCCTATGTTATATACATTGCCTGCCTGAAACTGGGCATTGCTGTTATTCCTTCTTCCGAAATGCTGCGTGCGAAAGATCTGGAGTATCGTCTTCGGCATTCCGAGGCCCGGGCTGTCATTGTCTGGTCCGAGACGACTGCTGAAGTTGAAAAGATAAATGCAGATCTGCCAGCGTTGGCACATCGCATCGTTGCATCACCAAATGGTGATGATAGCGTACCTGGAGAAGGCTGGGTCAATGTACACCAGTTAATGCAAGGCCAGTCCGATACGATGGCTGCGGTGGAAACACATCGTGACGATATGGCTATTCTCGCTTATACCTCCGGTACGACTGGCAATCCAAAAGGCGTAGTACATAGTCATGGTTGGGGTTACGCCCATTTGCGGATCGCTTCATCGTTATGGCTGGATATTCAGCCTTCGGATACGGTCTGGGCAACGGCAGCACCTGGATGGCAAAAATGGATCTGGAGTCCGTTTCTGTCCGTACTTGGAAGAGGGGCAACCGGACTGGTTTATAATGGATCATTCCAACCCAAACGTTATCTGGAACTGTTGCAGGAGCATCAGATCAACGTCTTGTGCTGTACGCCGACGGAATATCGGTTAATGGCCAAAACAGACGATCTGGGTCACCATGATCTGTCCGCACTGCGCAGCGCGGTGTCTGCTGGTGAGCCGCTGAATCAGGAAGTAATTGAAATTTTCCAGCGTCACTTTGACCTGACGATCCGGGATGGATATGGACAAACCGAGAGCACGCTGCTGATCGGCAGCTTGAAAGATGCTCCCGTACGAATCGGTTCTATGGGGCAGTCCATTACACCAGGCCTCATTGAGATCATCAACGAAGAAGGACAACCTGTACCTGCTGGTGAAGTAGGAGATATCGCCGTGCATAAGGATATGCCAGCTTTGTTCCGTGCTTATTATCAGGATGAGGGCCGGAAGGAAGCGAATCAGCGTGGGGATTATTTTGTAACAGGTGACCGCGCACGCAAAGACGAAGAAGGCTACTTCTGGTTTGAAGGTCGCAGTGATGATATCATCATCAGCTCAGGTTACACAATTGGACCGTTCGAGGTGGAAGAAGCGCTCATGAAACATGCCAGTGTGAAGGAATGCGCAGTTGTTGCAAGTCCCGATGAGATTCGTGGTAACGTAGTGAAAGCATTTGTAGTGCTGAGAGACGAGTCTCTCGCATCACCAGAACTGGCGCGTGAACTGCAAAACCATGTGAAGGAATGGACAGCACCCTACAAATATCCACGCAAAATCGAGTTTGTAGCCGATCTGCCAAAAACAAACTCAGGTAAAATCCGCCGGATCGAGTTGCGTGAGCAAGAAAAACGCAAGGCTTAA
- a CDS encoding aldo/keto reductase — translation MPYTASEQRYSEMKYARSGRTGIKLPQIALGLWQNFGGNRTLDIQEEMILRAFDLGINHFDLANNYGPPPGSAEENFGVIFKKHLRPYRDELLISTKAGYHMWNGPYGEWGSRKNLIASLDQSLSRMGLDYVDIFYHHRPDPETPIEETMTALDHIVRQGKALYVGLSNYDAEQTKEAVTILRRLGTPCLVHQPNYSMLHRWIEDGLQDVLDEHGVGAIAFCPLGRGQLTNKYVDKIKEERANPTGNLRKEAYTDERIAKFEALQAVAERRGQTISQLALNWILRGNRVTSALIGASRVSQIEENVASLQAPDLTTEELSEIESILNGIGNYAW, via the coding sequence ATGCCTTATACAGCGAGTGAACAACGATACAGTGAAATGAAGTATGCACGCTCTGGCAGAACCGGAATCAAACTGCCGCAAATAGCCCTTGGCTTATGGCAGAACTTCGGTGGAAATCGCACCCTGGATATTCAGGAAGAGATGATCCTGCGCGCATTCGATCTGGGGATTAACCATTTCGACTTGGCCAACAACTATGGACCACCTCCAGGATCAGCCGAAGAGAATTTTGGTGTCATTTTCAAAAAACATCTGCGTCCTTACCGCGACGAACTGCTCATCTCAACCAAGGCGGGTTATCATATGTGGAACGGTCCATACGGCGAATGGGGTTCTCGCAAAAACCTCATTGCCAGTCTGGACCAAAGTCTCAGCCGGATGGGACTGGATTACGTAGATATTTTCTATCATCATCGTCCAGATCCGGAGACACCGATCGAAGAAACGATGACTGCGCTGGATCATATCGTTAGACAGGGTAAAGCTCTGTATGTAGGCTTGTCCAACTATGATGCCGAACAGACGAAAGAAGCAGTTACTATTTTGCGTCGTCTTGGGACACCTTGCCTGGTTCACCAGCCAAACTATTCGATGCTGCATCGCTGGATTGAGGATGGATTGCAGGATGTGCTGGATGAGCACGGCGTAGGAGCGATCGCATTCTGTCCGCTTGGCCGGGGACAGTTGACGAATAAATATGTGGACAAGATCAAGGAAGAGCGCGCCAATCCAACAGGCAATCTGAGAAAAGAAGCCTATACGGACGAACGGATCGCCAAGTTCGAAGCACTTCAGGCGGTTGCTGAACGTAGAGGTCAAACGATCTCCCAGTTGGCGCTGAACTGGATTTTACGTGGTAACCGAGTTACTTCTGCCTTGATCGGCGCAAGCCGTGTGTCCCAGATCGAAGAAAACGTAGCCTCACTTCAGGCACCAGACCTGACAACGGAAGAGCTGAGTGAAATCGAAAGCATCTTGAATGGCATCGGAAACTACGCTTGGTAA
- a CDS encoding AraC family transcriptional regulator encodes MITYMCKNNHFQELQLLHYGTEACAPGHHFGPAMRDYYKIHYILDGKGTFEVGGKKVTLRKGQGFLIVPHSVVHYEADQNDPWEYSWVAFQGSTCPSLLQQACLCEHHPIFEMGNEDDEMRSCLHRMISSRNTHKGWEISMTGLLFQFFSILIDRASEDRPIPFQDYTKETYVTQVMDFIEINYANSITVQSIASHVGLQRSYLCSLFKDKMGTSIQSYLVNYRMRRAAELTLDPALTIGDISRSVGYADQLLFSKMFKKVMGEAPTYYRKHKTARSHLCS; translated from the coding sequence TTGATTACGTATATGTGCAAAAACAATCACTTTCAGGAGCTGCAGCTCCTTCATTACGGCACAGAAGCTTGCGCACCCGGTCACCACTTCGGCCCGGCCATGCGGGATTATTACAAAATCCATTACATATTGGACGGCAAAGGTACCTTCGAAGTCGGAGGCAAAAAGGTTACGCTGCGTAAAGGCCAGGGATTCCTGATCGTCCCCCATTCGGTCGTTCATTATGAAGCAGATCAGAATGACCCGTGGGAGTATAGCTGGGTTGCTTTCCAAGGAAGCACCTGCCCGTCGTTATTGCAGCAGGCTTGCTTGTGCGAACACCATCCGATCTTTGAGATGGGCAATGAGGATGACGAGATGCGCTCCTGTCTGCACCGCATGATTAGCTCTCGCAACACCCATAAGGGATGGGAGATCAGCATGACGGGATTGCTCTTTCAGTTTTTCTCCATTTTGATTGATCGGGCCAGTGAGGACAGACCTATTCCGTTCCAGGACTATACAAAAGAAACCTATGTCACTCAGGTAATGGATTTCATTGAGATTAATTATGCCAATTCCATAACCGTTCAGTCCATTGCGTCTCATGTTGGGTTGCAGCGCAGCTACTTGTGTTCCCTCTTCAAAGACAAGATGGGCACCAGCATTCAGTCTTATCTGGTCAATTACCGCATGCGCAGGGCGGCTGAGCTGACGCTGGACCCGGCTTTGACCATTGGGGATATCTCCCGTTCGGTTGGATATGCCGACCAGCTGCTTTTCTCGAAAATGTTCAAAAAAGTTATGGGCGAAGCCCCTACGTATTATCGCAAACACAAAACAGCACGTTCCCATTTATGCAGCTAA
- a CDS encoding Asp23/Gls24 family envelope stress response protein, translated as MSEIIPQPYTEPEYIEPQSVQMGAIHISNDVVSKIVGMAAQTTEGISSMSVGLTEGIAKSISGKSLQKGIDVAIKDDQASIQLRINVQFGKKMHEVCQELQHNVQQAVEQLTGIMVNEIKVQVVGVTMQEQV; from the coding sequence ATGTCTGAAATCATCCCACAACCATACACTGAACCTGAGTATATTGAGCCGCAATCTGTTCAAATGGGCGCCATTCATATTTCCAATGATGTAGTATCCAAAATTGTTGGCATGGCTGCTCAGACTACAGAGGGAATATCCTCCATGTCTGTTGGTCTTACCGAAGGAATCGCCAAGAGCATCAGCGGAAAGAGCTTGCAAAAAGGGATTGACGTTGCGATAAAAGATGACCAGGCATCTATCCAACTGCGAATCAATGTTCAATTTGGCAAAAAGATGCATGAAGTCTGTCAGGAACTTCAACATAATGTGCAGCAAGCTGTCGAGCAATTAACAGGCATTATGGTGAATGAAATTAAAGTTCAAGTGGTAGGCGTGACCATGCAGGAGCAAGTTTAA